A region from the Oryzias latipes chromosome 20, ASM223467v1 genome encodes:
- the spice1 gene encoding spindle and centriole-associated protein 1 isoform X2 — MSFARLGRSQQPTKGKESVRAKKAKAPKRDWVSTVHDLSVHKPTPAELTHRHEIHKSRNKAVAQWELKEKALKRCARQAGSPAPLDPASLSIIREVFSDQLLLQDVLARSDRAMAVVKDLFGDAPQRQIGHPSVTMAPNCDSDTELPVLERPDPPTHLSFLSQSMMDQEALNDLEVSKENRRVENTSSDSHVIHRVTGRKSKSQSGSGVLRQQKMHHSNFHHADSDDGPVTPCASRKPPNQNALNATVAVQRVRSKHFEENEEETSSQVSQVLNPEPLLCRSGRSGSCTRKVRKCVSHGSELDGSTAASLSGEQSGLGLLQAMLGQVEADLDAFCPQMASAQSLKQHKTQSLTGFSVALVSTLGRLVHLLRQAGEDTQKETEGRRRLEGELKEQRGLIDALTAETMALREEAAAVQADLQRRTAELEQKLDNVVLAMGGLGLLGEPSSPYQTFVPGKCAPDAERAPTQTQGFVSPAVLLTPPRQESILQQSPGLHPQQLPSIDFLRSREPDPPPGSASGLTGLSSGPSLSVTSDSRHSHFSPDSLLDEITKLKRENDLIRAQLSQAQGLGSGVRGASGRSDDRKSSTVTGRVSPQNEGERITSKSASTNRRRQEDVCPGKELQLEQTRAEMGSGVVSETPTKDTLSVNSVEQRLLELNRKSAAARERLLELIEQQKQSVAGRAFNSDSPIPASAFSPAAGAELVPERELPSHHRGERRSVGSVGSDVSSHRLGFEIDRNSQVDKQKKSEGWFALSAHMR, encoded by the exons atgTCATTTGCCAGACTGGGGCGTTCACAACAACCAACGAAAGGAAAGGAGTCTGTTCGCGCGAAGAAGGCCAAAGCTCCAAAAAGAGACTGGGTG agcactgtccaTGATCTGTCTGTGCACAAGCCAACACCGGCTGAACTA ACTCATCGACATGAGATTCACAAGTCTCGAAACAAAGCTGTTGCTCAGTGGGAACTCAAAGAAAAAGCCCTAAAACGTTGTGCCAGACAAGCTGGCAGCCCCGCGCCTCTGGATCCAGCTAGCCTTAGTATCATCAGGGAG gttttctctgatcagctgctgctgcaggacgtACTGGCCCGTTCTGACAGAGCCATGGCTGTTGTTAAAGACCTGTTTGGAGATGCTCCACAGAGACAGATTG gacACCCCAGTGTGACAATGGCACCAAACTGTGATTCTGACACAGAATTGCCTGTTCTGGAGAGACCAGATCCCCCGACTCACTTATCTTTCCTCAGCCAATCAATGATGGATCAAGAG GCTCTCAATGATCTAGAAGTTTCAAAGGAAAACCGCAGAGTTGAAAACACCAGTTCAGACAGTCATGTAATCCACAG GGTAACTGGACGGAAATCAAAGTCGCAGTCTGGAAGTGGAGTTTTACGTCAGCAGAAAATGCATCACTCCAACTTTCATCATGCAGACAGCGATGATGGTCCTGTGACTCCCTGTGCATCACGAAAGCCACCAAACCAAAACG CTCTCAATGCCACAGTTGCTGTTCAGCGTGTTCGCTCCAAACACTTTGAGGAAAACGAAGAGGAAACGTCATCTCAGGTTTCTCAGGTCCTGAATCCTGAACCGCTGCTCTGTCGATCTG gaAGGAGTGGCAGCTGCACCAGGAAGGTCAGGAAATGTGTTTCTCATGGCTCGGAGCTGGACGGCtccactgctgcctctctaAGTGGGGAGCAGTCCGGTCTGGGGCTGTTGCAGGCCATGCTGGGGCAGGTGGAGGCAGACTTGGACGCTTTTTGTCCTCAGATGGCGTCAGCTCAGAGTCTGAAACAGCACAAAACACAAAGCCTCACTGGATTCTCTGTGGCCTTGGTCTCAACACTTGGGAGATTAGTTCACCTCCTCAGACAG gCGGGAGAGGATACTCAGAAAGAGACTGAGGGCAGACGGAGACTTGAGGGAGAACTGAAAGAGCAGCGAGGGCTCATCGACGCTCTCACCGCAGAAACCATGGCTCTGAGAGAGGAGGCTGCTGCTGTGCAG GCAGATCTGCAGCGGCGCACCGCAGAGCTGGAGCAGAAGTTGGATAATGTGGTGTTGGCGATGGGAGGACTGGGACTGTTGGGGGAACCCTCCAGCCCGTACCAAACTTTTGTTCCAG GTAAATGTGCTCCAGATGCTGAGCGAGCTCCTACACAAACTCAGGGTTTCGTCTCTCCTGCTGTCCTGCTCACCCCACCTCGACAAGAAAGTATCCTCCAGCAAAGTCCTG GTCTTCATCCACAGCAGCTTCCTTCGATAGATTTCCTGCGTTCCCGTGAGCCTGATCCACCTCCTGGTTCTGCTTCAGGGCTGACCGGACTTTCCTCCGGCCCCTCTCTGTCAGTTACCTCTGACTCTCGCCACTCGCACTTCTCTCCAGACTCGCTGCTGGATGAGATCACCAAACTGAAAAGAGAGAACGACCTGATCAGAGCTCAGCTGAGTCAGGCTCAGGGCCTTGGATCTGGGGTCAGAGGGGCTTCTGGCAGAAGCGATGATCGCAAAAGCTCCACCGTCACAGGAAGAGTCTCGCCTCAGAATGAAGGGGAGAGAATAACATCCAAGTCCGCCAGCACAAACAGAAGGCGTCAAGAGGACGTGTGTCCTGGAAAAGAATTGCAGCTTGAACAAACGAGAGCCGAGATGGGCAGTGGGGTTGTTTCAGAAACCCCAACGAAG gACACCCTCAGTGTAAACAGTGTGGAACAGCGCCTCCTGGAGCTCAACAGGAAGAGTGCAGCGGCCAGGGAGCGACTGCTGGAGCTCATTGAGCAACAGAAGCAAAGTGTTGCAGGCAGAGCTTTTAACTCGGACTCCCCCATCCCTGCTTCTGCTTTCAGTCCAG CAGCTGGAGCAGAGTTGGTGCCTGAGCGGGAGCTACCATCACATCATAGAGGTGAAAGAAG GTCTGTTGGGTCTGTTGGGTCTGATGTGTCGTCTCACAGATTGGGTTTTGAAATTGACAGAAATTCACAG GTGGACAAGCAGAAGAAAAGTGAAGGCTGGTTTGCTTTGTCTGCCCACATGAGATGA
- the spice1 gene encoding spindle and centriole-associated protein 1 isoform X1 encodes MSFARLGRSQQPTKGKESVRAKKAKAPKRDWVSTVHDLSVHKPTPAELTHRHEIHKSRNKAVAQWELKEKALKRCARQAGSPAPLDPASLSIIREVFSDQLLLQDVLARSDRAMAVVKDLFGDAPQRQIGHPSVTMAPNCDSDTELPVLERPDPPTHLSFLSQSMMDQEALNDLEVSKENRRVENTSSDSHVIHRVTGRKSKSQSGSGVLRQQKMHHSNFHHADSDDGPVTPCASRKPPNQNALNATVAVQRVRSKHFEENEEETSSQVSQVLNPEPLLCRSGRSGSCTRKVRKCVSHGSELDGSTAASLSGEQSGLGLLQAMLGQVEADLDAFCPQMASAQSLKQHKTQSLTGFSVALVSTLGRLVHLLRQAGEDTQKETEGRRRLEGELKEQRGLIDALTAETMALREEAAAVQADLQRRTAELEQKLDNVVLAMGGLGLLGEPSSPYQTFVPGKCAPDAERAPTQTQGFVSPAVLLTPPRQESILQQSPGLHPQQLPSIDFLRSREPDPPPGSASGLTGLSSGPSLSVTSDSRHSHFSPDSLLDEITKLKRENDLIRAQLSQAQGLGSGVRGASGRSDDRKSSTVTGRVSPQNEGERITSKSASTNRRRQEDVCPGKELQLEQTRAEMGSGVVSETPTKDTLSVNSVEQRLLELNRKSAAARERLLELIEQQKQSVAGRAFNSDSPIPASAFSPETAAGAELVPERELPSHHRGERRSVGSVGSDVSSHRLGFEIDRNSQVDKQKKSEGWFALSAHMR; translated from the exons atgTCATTTGCCAGACTGGGGCGTTCACAACAACCAACGAAAGGAAAGGAGTCTGTTCGCGCGAAGAAGGCCAAAGCTCCAAAAAGAGACTGGGTG agcactgtccaTGATCTGTCTGTGCACAAGCCAACACCGGCTGAACTA ACTCATCGACATGAGATTCACAAGTCTCGAAACAAAGCTGTTGCTCAGTGGGAACTCAAAGAAAAAGCCCTAAAACGTTGTGCCAGACAAGCTGGCAGCCCCGCGCCTCTGGATCCAGCTAGCCTTAGTATCATCAGGGAG gttttctctgatcagctgctgctgcaggacgtACTGGCCCGTTCTGACAGAGCCATGGCTGTTGTTAAAGACCTGTTTGGAGATGCTCCACAGAGACAGATTG gacACCCCAGTGTGACAATGGCACCAAACTGTGATTCTGACACAGAATTGCCTGTTCTGGAGAGACCAGATCCCCCGACTCACTTATCTTTCCTCAGCCAATCAATGATGGATCAAGAG GCTCTCAATGATCTAGAAGTTTCAAAGGAAAACCGCAGAGTTGAAAACACCAGTTCAGACAGTCATGTAATCCACAG GGTAACTGGACGGAAATCAAAGTCGCAGTCTGGAAGTGGAGTTTTACGTCAGCAGAAAATGCATCACTCCAACTTTCATCATGCAGACAGCGATGATGGTCCTGTGACTCCCTGTGCATCACGAAAGCCACCAAACCAAAACG CTCTCAATGCCACAGTTGCTGTTCAGCGTGTTCGCTCCAAACACTTTGAGGAAAACGAAGAGGAAACGTCATCTCAGGTTTCTCAGGTCCTGAATCCTGAACCGCTGCTCTGTCGATCTG gaAGGAGTGGCAGCTGCACCAGGAAGGTCAGGAAATGTGTTTCTCATGGCTCGGAGCTGGACGGCtccactgctgcctctctaAGTGGGGAGCAGTCCGGTCTGGGGCTGTTGCAGGCCATGCTGGGGCAGGTGGAGGCAGACTTGGACGCTTTTTGTCCTCAGATGGCGTCAGCTCAGAGTCTGAAACAGCACAAAACACAAAGCCTCACTGGATTCTCTGTGGCCTTGGTCTCAACACTTGGGAGATTAGTTCACCTCCTCAGACAG gCGGGAGAGGATACTCAGAAAGAGACTGAGGGCAGACGGAGACTTGAGGGAGAACTGAAAGAGCAGCGAGGGCTCATCGACGCTCTCACCGCAGAAACCATGGCTCTGAGAGAGGAGGCTGCTGCTGTGCAG GCAGATCTGCAGCGGCGCACCGCAGAGCTGGAGCAGAAGTTGGATAATGTGGTGTTGGCGATGGGAGGACTGGGACTGTTGGGGGAACCCTCCAGCCCGTACCAAACTTTTGTTCCAG GTAAATGTGCTCCAGATGCTGAGCGAGCTCCTACACAAACTCAGGGTTTCGTCTCTCCTGCTGTCCTGCTCACCCCACCTCGACAAGAAAGTATCCTCCAGCAAAGTCCTG GTCTTCATCCACAGCAGCTTCCTTCGATAGATTTCCTGCGTTCCCGTGAGCCTGATCCACCTCCTGGTTCTGCTTCAGGGCTGACCGGACTTTCCTCCGGCCCCTCTCTGTCAGTTACCTCTGACTCTCGCCACTCGCACTTCTCTCCAGACTCGCTGCTGGATGAGATCACCAAACTGAAAAGAGAGAACGACCTGATCAGAGCTCAGCTGAGTCAGGCTCAGGGCCTTGGATCTGGGGTCAGAGGGGCTTCTGGCAGAAGCGATGATCGCAAAAGCTCCACCGTCACAGGAAGAGTCTCGCCTCAGAATGAAGGGGAGAGAATAACATCCAAGTCCGCCAGCACAAACAGAAGGCGTCAAGAGGACGTGTGTCCTGGAAAAGAATTGCAGCTTGAACAAACGAGAGCCGAGATGGGCAGTGGGGTTGTTTCAGAAACCCCAACGAAG gACACCCTCAGTGTAAACAGTGTGGAACAGCGCCTCCTGGAGCTCAACAGGAAGAGTGCAGCGGCCAGGGAGCGACTGCTGGAGCTCATTGAGCAACAGAAGCAAAGTGTTGCAGGCAGAGCTTTTAACTCGGACTCCCCCATCCCTGCTTCTGCTTTCAGTCCAGAAACAGCAG CTGGAGCAGAGTTGGTGCCTGAGCGGGAGCTACCATCACATCATAGAGGTGAAAGAAG GTCTGTTGGGTCTGTTGGGTCTGATGTGTCGTCTCACAGATTGGGTTTTGAAATTGACAGAAATTCACAG GTGGACAAGCAGAAGAAAAGTGAAGGCTGGTTTGCTTTGTCTGCCCACATGAGATGA